One genomic region from Euzebya tangerina encodes:
- a CDS encoding HNH endonuclease signature motif containing protein, which yields MGTGVLEAAEVTHLVGVMQRLAARLDPDSIPDVEVGGLLTDLGQLARLAEGMTTLLARRAFDTATATGPAASREVREQVAAATGTTVRQAATRLETSIRLGENQQVAAAVRAGSLSTAQADAVTDAAAAAPDMTGMLLAAAQTQSVQDLKRTCRDARVAADPDLAATRRRHHRDRCFRAWSESDGEWKAYLSGPADAGARIEAAIRGVHDQVFKAAHAEGRREQDAAYRFDALLATLAGAATDADGTHSDDVQSRQQPSGSSRRLSGRQTKVIVTIDAAALKRGEAQPGERCEIAGVGQVPVDAVRELIPDAHLAYVIRNAVDASVAHVGRQVTAHQRTALEARGYECEVPGCRATHLLEIDHVTEWAISKQTRLDQLAWLCRHHHRDKTRGDHRLTGPPGGRRWVTTDSGVADRPGRTDGLGAGLGSLLRTRDRLLKIARSYAEQPWIGQWRGHPVRCDPHGGYTPSSAERPSARLAHAGAHGWTSVSDLA from the coding sequence ATGGGAACGGGTGTGTTGGAGGCGGCAGAGGTGACCCACCTCGTTGGTGTGATGCAGCGTCTCGCGGCTCGCCTGGATCCCGATTCGATCCCCGATGTTGAGGTGGGTGGGCTCCTGACCGATCTGGGTCAGCTGGCCCGGCTGGCGGAGGGGATGACGACGCTGCTTGCCCGTCGGGCGTTCGACACCGCGACGGCCACAGGTCCTGCCGCATCCCGTGAGGTGCGCGAGCAGGTGGCAGCAGCCACAGGAACCACGGTGCGCCAGGCCGCGACCCGGTTGGAGACCTCCATCCGACTTGGCGAGAACCAACAGGTGGCTGCCGCGGTGCGGGCCGGAAGCTTGTCGACCGCTCAGGCGGACGCGGTCACGGACGCGGCAGCGGCAGCGCCGGACATGACCGGCATGTTGTTGGCGGCCGCGCAGACCCAGTCGGTGCAGGATCTCAAGCGAACCTGTCGTGATGCACGTGTGGCGGCCGATCCTGACCTGGCGGCGACCCGGCGTCGCCATCACCGTGATCGGTGCTTTCGGGCCTGGTCGGAGTCTGACGGGGAGTGGAAGGCATACCTGTCCGGCCCCGCTGATGCCGGTGCCAGGATCGAGGCCGCCATCCGTGGCGTCCACGACCAGGTGTTCAAGGCCGCCCACGCCGAGGGTCGGCGGGAGCAGGATGCGGCCTACCGATTTGATGCGCTGCTCGCCACCCTGGCGGGTGCGGCGACGGATGCTGATGGCACACACTCCGATGACGTCCAGTCCAGGCAGCAACCGTCAGGGTCATCCCGGCGACTCAGCGGCCGACAGACCAAGGTGATCGTGACCATCGACGCTGCGGCGCTCAAGCGTGGGGAGGCCCAGCCGGGAGAGCGGTGTGAGATCGCCGGCGTTGGCCAGGTACCGGTCGACGCCGTTCGCGAGCTGATCCCGGACGCACATCTGGCCTACGTCATCCGCAACGCGGTCGATGCCTCGGTCGCCCATGTGGGTCGCCAGGTGACTGCCCATCAGCGCACCGCCTTGGAGGCCCGAGGGTACGAGTGCGAGGTGCCTGGGTGCCGGGCAACGCATCTGCTGGAGATCGATCACGTCACCGAGTGGGCCATCTCCAAGCAGACTCGGCTGGACCAACTGGCGTGGCTGTGTCGGCATCACCATCGCGATAAGACCCGCGGTGACCACCGGCTCACGGGGCCGCCCGGCGGACGTCGGTGGGTGACAACCGATTCCGGAGTGGCTGATCGGCCGGGCCGAACAGACGGTCTGGGCGCCGGTCTGGGCTCACTCCTGCGCACACGCGATCGGCTGCTGAAGATCGCGCGGAGCTACGCCGAGCAACCATGGATCGGGCAGTGGCGCGGCCACCCGGTCCGTTGTGACCCACACGGTGGGTACACGCCAAGCTCGGCGGAGCGTCCCAGCGCCCGACTCGCCCATGCGGGCGCCCACGGGTGGACGTCCGTGTCAGATCTCGCCTGA
- the hpt gene encoding hypoxanthine phosphoribosyltransferase, producing the protein MTSHTAPDHPDIEKVLISQAQIQDRLAELGAEVSSHYGDDEVVVAAVLKGAFIVLADFSRHLSTNTVFDFMAVSSYGASTKSSGVVRILKDLDAEIEGRHLLIVEDIIDSGLTLSYLLKNLKTRKPASIEIMSLLMKPEQLKVDLPVRWVGFEVPNEFVVGYGLDYAERYRTLRYIGTLKPEVYS; encoded by the coding sequence ATGACGTCGCACACTGCGCCCGATCATCCCGACATCGAGAAGGTCCTGATCTCGCAAGCGCAGATCCAGGACCGGTTGGCCGAGTTGGGCGCGGAGGTCTCGTCCCACTACGGCGACGACGAGGTCGTCGTGGCCGCGGTCCTCAAGGGCGCCTTCATCGTCCTGGCCGACTTCTCGCGCCACCTGTCGACCAACACGGTGTTCGACTTCATGGCGGTCTCGAGCTACGGCGCCTCGACCAAGAGCAGCGGCGTCGTCCGCATCCTGAAGGATCTCGACGCCGAGATCGAGGGCCGCCACCTCCTCATCGTCGAGGACATCATCGACTCCGGTCTGACCCTCTCCTACCTCCTCAAGAACCTCAAGACCCGCAAGCCAGCCTCGATCGAGATCATGTCGCTGCTGATGAAGCCGGAGCAGCTCAAGGTCGATCTGCCCGTCCGCTGGGTCGGCTTCGAGGTCCCCAACGAGTTCGTCGTCGGGTACGGGCTGGACTACGCCGAGCGATACCGCACCCTCCGATACATAGGGACCCTGAAGCCCGAGGTCTACAGCTGA
- the ftsH gene encoding ATP-dependent zinc metalloprotease FtsH, with product MNLQRFLRGPFLWVTILLLLALVLLSSLGAGDEPEEFTYGEFLVELESGNIETVTIKSRANSIEGELVGDDEQPYEATYDPVIHDEQLDAALQAAGIEPENYDADAQDSNLFVTVLLNFLPFIIIFGLFFFLMSQMQGGGRGLMSFGKSKAKQVSKDQPKVTFDDVAGADEAVEELREIKDFLADPTKFQAIGAKIPKGVLLFGPPGTGKTLLARAVAGEAGVPFFSISGSDFVEMFVGVGASRVRDLFEQAKNNAPAIIFVDEIDAVGRHRGAGMGGGHDEREQTLNQMLVEMDGFDVQTGVILIAATNRPDILDPALLRPGRFDRQIVVDRPDIEGRKRILEVHGRGKPLAPDADMEVLARRTPGFTGADLANLVNEAALLAARRGMAEISMASLEDAIDRVIAGPERRTRMMDDEEKRLIAYHEGGHTIVGHALPHADPIHKVSIIARGQALGWTLALPTRDKYLVSRGELIDRLAMMLGGRVAEELTIGDYTTGASDDISKATATAREMVTQYGMSEKLGPVMYGQKDSQPFLGKEGGSSANYSGEIATTIDSEIRSLIDEAHDEALEILVDNRAVLEELANSLIEHETVEKERLEAILAKVVIRPSRKIAPLMHGEAGHMTTEGVMDALRRLPDAPPAAAAEASDSVHASRALDEPGQ from the coding sequence ATGAATCTCCAGCGCTTCCTCCGCGGCCCATTCCTCTGGGTCACGATCCTCCTCCTGCTCGCCTTGGTGCTCCTCTCGAGCCTCGGCGCGGGCGACGAGCCTGAGGAGTTCACCTACGGCGAGTTCCTGGTCGAGCTCGAGTCCGGCAACATCGAGACCGTCACCATCAAGTCCCGGGCAAACAGCATCGAGGGTGAGCTGGTGGGGGACGACGAGCAGCCCTACGAGGCGACCTACGACCCGGTGATCCACGACGAGCAGCTGGACGCGGCGCTGCAGGCCGCCGGGATCGAGCCCGAGAACTACGACGCTGACGCGCAGGACTCCAACCTCTTCGTCACCGTCCTGCTCAACTTCCTGCCGTTCATCATCATCTTCGGCCTGTTCTTCTTCCTGATGTCCCAGATGCAGGGCGGTGGCCGAGGCCTGATGAGCTTCGGCAAGTCGAAGGCCAAGCAGGTCTCCAAGGACCAGCCGAAGGTCACCTTCGACGACGTCGCCGGGGCCGACGAGGCCGTCGAGGAGCTCCGCGAGATCAAGGACTTCCTGGCTGACCCGACCAAGTTCCAGGCCATCGGCGCCAAGATCCCCAAGGGGGTGCTGCTCTTCGGACCTCCGGGGACCGGCAAGACCCTGCTGGCTCGAGCCGTCGCCGGGGAGGCCGGCGTGCCCTTCTTCTCGATCTCCGGCTCGGACTTCGTCGAGATGTTCGTCGGCGTCGGCGCGAGCCGGGTCCGGGACCTGTTCGAGCAGGCCAAGAACAACGCACCAGCGATCATCTTCGTCGATGAGATCGACGCCGTCGGCCGTCACCGAGGCGCCGGCATGGGTGGTGGGCACGACGAGCGTGAGCAGACCCTCAATCAGATGCTGGTCGAGATGGACGGCTTCGACGTCCAGACCGGTGTCATCCTGATCGCCGCCACCAACCGGCCCGACATCCTCGACCCGGCACTGCTGCGGCCCGGCCGCTTCGACCGGCAGATCGTCGTCGACCGCCCCGACATCGAGGGCCGCAAGCGGATCCTCGAGGTGCACGGTCGCGGCAAGCCGCTGGCGCCTGATGCCGACATGGAGGTGCTGGCCCGCCGCACCCCCGGCTTCACCGGTGCCGACCTCGCCAACCTGGTCAACGAAGCGGCCCTGCTGGCAGCCCGCCGGGGAATGGCCGAGATCTCGATGGCAAGCCTGGAGGACGCCATCGACCGGGTAATCGCCGGCCCCGAACGTCGGACTCGGATGATGGATGACGAGGAGAAGCGCCTGATCGCCTACCACGAGGGCGGGCACACCATCGTCGGGCACGCGCTGCCGCACGCCGACCCGATCCACAAGGTCTCGATCATCGCCCGCGGCCAGGCACTGGGCTGGACGCTCGCCCTCCCCACGCGTGACAAGTACCTCGTCAGCCGGGGTGAGCTGATCGACCGGTTGGCGATGATGCTGGGCGGACGCGTCGCCGAGGAGCTGACCATCGGCGACTACACCACGGGCGCCAGCGACGACATCTCCAAGGCCACCGCAACCGCCCGCGAGATGGTCACGCAGTACGGCATGAGCGAGAAGCTGGGCCCGGTCATGTACGGTCAGAAGGACTCCCAGCCCTTCCTCGGCAAGGAGGGCGGTTCGTCGGCGAACTACTCCGGCGAGATCGCGACCACGATCGACAGCGAGATCCGTTCGCTGATCGACGAGGCCCATGACGAGGCACTGGAGATCCTGGTGGACAACCGGGCCGTGCTGGAGGAGCTGGCCAACAGCCTGATCGAGCACGAGACCGTCGAGAAGGAGCGGCTGGAGGCGATCCTGGCGAAGGTCGTGATCCGACCGTCCCGCAAGATCGCCCCGCTGATGCATGGCGAGGCCGGTCACATGACCACCGAGGGAGTCATGGATGCGCTGCGCCGACTGCCGGACGCACCACCCGCCGCAGCGGCAGAGGCATCCGACAGCGTGCACGCCTCCCGGGCACTCGACGAGCCAGGGCAGTGA
- the folE gene encoding GTP cyclohydrolase I FolE, whose product MTNAEPRGAFDHDKIRQGVRLLFSGLGLDPDDPRIAGTPDRVARMYDEIFGGLLVDPADVVDTMFDEGHDEIVIVRDIPFASVCEHHLVPFVGRAHVGYLPSKDGQVTGLSKLARLVDVIAKRPNLQERITAQVADTLERVLEPRGVIVQIEAEHFCMTMRGVRKPGAMTVTSAVRGLIRKDPRTRTEAMMLIGGPRPSTYG is encoded by the coding sequence CTGACCAACGCCGAGCCGCGTGGCGCGTTCGACCACGACAAGATCCGACAGGGGGTCCGCCTGCTGTTCTCCGGGCTCGGGCTGGATCCCGATGACCCCCGCATTGCCGGCACGCCCGACCGCGTTGCGCGGATGTACGACGAGATCTTCGGCGGCCTCCTGGTGGACCCGGCTGACGTCGTGGACACGATGTTCGACGAAGGTCATGACGAGATCGTCATCGTCCGGGACATCCCCTTCGCCTCCGTGTGCGAACACCACCTCGTGCCGTTCGTGGGACGCGCCCACGTCGGCTACCTGCCGTCGAAGGACGGCCAGGTGACCGGCCTGTCGAAGCTGGCGCGGCTGGTCGACGTCATCGCGAAGCGTCCCAACCTGCAGGAGCGGATCACCGCACAGGTGGCCGACACCCTCGAGCGGGTCCTCGAGCCACGAGGCGTGATCGTCCAGATCGAGGCGGAGCACTTCTGCATGACCATGCGCGGGGTGCGCAAGCCCGGTGCGATGACCGTGACGAGCGCCGTGCGCGGCCTCATCCGCAAGGATCCCCGCACCCGCACCGAAGCCATGATGCTCATCGGTGGGCCGCGGCCGAGCACCTACGGCTAA
- the folP gene encoding dihydropteroate synthase: MPAPPLIRIVDASLGSDAQVRVVVSRVSDPDKLQRAWSSSGATIDQVGDRIHAITTVEALARAAGRSLDRDEAMLIDRGLRDAVSAWTGPTPGLKARGRPLPTDHRPLVMGIINITPDSFADGGSIYPDGHPGKAIDAARALVAEGADVIDVGGESTRPGAEPVAADVELSRVIPIVRALVSDGVCVSIDTRKAAVAEQALAEGASIVNDVGGASEPDLLAVTAKAGAVYVLMHTRGTPQDMAGQVEYEDVVAEVYEFLVDGLARCDEAGVDPEQIVVDPGIGFAKTAEQSLTLLRATAQFRGLGRPVLVGASRKSFMRSVGAETPTDRLPGSLATAAVTTAAGAAFLRVHDVASTVAAARTAHAIATGETAWNPINR; the protein is encoded by the coding sequence ATGCCGGCCCCGCCCCTCATACGCATCGTTGATGCCAGCCTCGGCAGCGACGCTCAGGTCCGCGTGGTGGTCAGCCGGGTGTCCGATCCCGACAAGCTCCAGCGGGCATGGTCCTCGTCCGGCGCGACCATCGACCAGGTCGGTGACCGCATCCATGCGATCACGACCGTGGAGGCGCTGGCACGGGCGGCCGGACGGTCGTTGGACCGGGACGAGGCCATGCTCATCGACCGTGGGCTGCGGGATGCCGTCAGCGCGTGGACCGGACCCACACCGGGCCTCAAGGCCCGCGGCCGACCACTGCCCACCGATCACCGTCCACTGGTGATGGGCATCATCAACATCACCCCTGACTCCTTCGCGGATGGCGGGTCGATTTACCCCGACGGACACCCGGGCAAGGCGATCGACGCGGCCAGGGCGTTGGTGGCCGAGGGCGCCGACGTGATCGATGTCGGAGGTGAGAGCACCCGGCCAGGTGCGGAGCCGGTGGCGGCTGATGTCGAACTCAGTCGGGTCATACCGATCGTCCGGGCGCTGGTCAGCGATGGTGTCTGCGTCTCGATCGATACGCGCAAGGCCGCCGTGGCCGAGCAGGCGTTGGCCGAGGGAGCGAGCATCGTCAACGACGTCGGCGGCGCGTCCGAGCCGGACCTGCTGGCCGTGACCGCCAAGGCCGGTGCCGTGTACGTGCTGATGCACACCCGCGGGACGCCGCAGGACATGGCCGGCCAGGTCGAGTACGAGGACGTGGTCGCAGAGGTCTACGAGTTCCTGGTCGACGGTCTGGCCCGCTGCGACGAGGCCGGGGTCGACCCCGAGCAGATCGTGGTCGATCCGGGCATCGGCTTCGCCAAGACCGCTGAGCAGAGCCTGACTCTGCTCCGAGCAACCGCGCAGTTCCGCGGCCTGGGCCGCCCGGTGCTGGTCGGCGCCTCACGCAAGAGCTTCATGCGCTCGGTCGGAGCTGAGACCCCAACCGATCGGTTGCCGGGCAGCCTGGCGACCGCCGCGGTGACCACGGCAGCGGGCGCCGCGTTCCTTAGGGTCCACGACGTCGCCTCGACCGTGGCCGCGGCCAGGACCGCTCACGCGATCGCCACCGGCGAGACCGCCTGGAACCCCATCAACCGCTGA
- a CDS encoding DMT family transporter, translated as MSNRELDPFTLSDWGLLGGLALIWGSSFVLIEIGLDNFTPAQIAFLRIALGTIALVLVPVARHGVGGAGVDRSAWPRLAWLGLLWMGIPFLLFPLAQQWIDSSLAGMLNGGVPLWAALVATLLARRLPPRGVIVGLVAGFVGIILISLPTLDTEGNIALGAGLIVLATVFYGISLNIAVPLQRQYGSLAVMLRAQAVAAVFTLPFAAGGLGEATFGWSSLMAVAVLGVFGTGIALAMMATLAGRVGAARGSIAIYLVPVVAIVLGVVFRDERVAGVALAGTALVILGAYITSRAQAERTTAAVVPRVGHATKDHVRT; from the coding sequence ATGAGCAATCGAGAGTTAGACCCTTTCACGCTCTCCGACTGGGGTCTGTTGGGAGGGCTGGCGCTCATCTGGGGATCGTCCTTCGTCCTGATCGAGATCGGGCTGGACAACTTCACCCCGGCCCAGATCGCGTTCCTGCGGATCGCGCTCGGAACGATCGCACTCGTGTTGGTTCCGGTCGCGCGGCACGGCGTGGGCGGGGCGGGTGTGGATCGGTCGGCGTGGCCGAGGCTCGCGTGGCTCGGGCTGCTCTGGATGGGCATCCCCTTCCTGCTGTTCCCGCTGGCCCAGCAGTGGATCGACTCGTCGTTGGCCGGGATGCTGAACGGTGGTGTCCCGCTGTGGGCCGCTCTTGTTGCCACGCTCCTCGCCCGGCGGCTGCCGCCACGTGGCGTCATCGTCGGGTTGGTCGCCGGCTTCGTCGGCATCATCCTGATCTCTCTGCCGACCCTGGACACCGAGGGCAACATCGCACTCGGGGCGGGTCTGATCGTGTTGGCCACCGTCTTCTACGGCATCTCGCTGAACATCGCCGTGCCGCTGCAGCGGCAGTACGGGTCGCTTGCGGTGATGCTCCGGGCCCAAGCCGTCGCGGCGGTGTTCACCCTTCCCTTCGCCGCGGGAGGCCTCGGTGAGGCGACGTTCGGCTGGTCATCCCTGATGGCGGTGGCCGTCCTGGGTGTGTTCGGGACCGGGATCGCGTTGGCCATGATGGCCACGCTGGCCGGCCGCGTCGGCGCAGCCCGGGGGTCGATCGCGATCTACCTGGTTCCCGTTGTCGCGATCGTCCTCGGGGTCGTCTTCCGGGACGAGCGGGTTGCAGGCGTGGCATTGGCCGGCACGGCCCTGGTGATCCTGGGGGCCTACATCACCTCTCGGGCGCAGGCCGAGCGGACGACCGCCGCCGTCGTGCCCCGCGTCGGGCACGCAACCAAGGATCACGTGCGGACCTAG
- a CDS encoding tRNA-binding protein, whose amino-acid sequence MAQHEIDPDNPPYAPATLDAKADIDPADFFAVDMRTGVVTEVEAFPEARKPAWKITVDFGPVIGTLRTSAQITNYTREELLGRTVVGALNLGTKRIAGFTSEFLILGALDPDGTVRLLELPDGVQPGAPVA is encoded by the coding sequence ATGGCTCAACACGAGATCGATCCGGACAACCCGCCGTACGCTCCCGCGACCCTCGACGCCAAGGCCGACATCGACCCGGCTGACTTCTTCGCCGTCGACATGCGAACCGGCGTAGTCACTGAGGTCGAGGCGTTCCCGGAGGCGCGCAAGCCGGCGTGGAAGATCACCGTGGACTTCGGCCCGGTGATCGGGACACTGCGCACCAGCGCCCAGATCACCAACTACACCCGTGAGGAGCTCCTCGGCCGGACGGTCGTGGGAGCCCTCAACCTCGGGACCAAGCGGATCGCCGGCTTCACCAGCGAGTTCCTGATCCTGGGGGCGCTCGACCCCGACGGGACGGTGCGGCTGCTCGAGCTGCCCGACGGCGTGCAGCCGGGCGCGCCCGTCGCGTGA
- the folB gene encoding dihydroneopterin aldolase → MDSIEIRGLRVFAHHGVFREEKRDGQTFVIDVTLTADLAAASTSDDLADTINYGELSHRVADAVRDTQFDLIERLAGHLLDLVMADERVQTAEVRIAKPSAPVGVDLDEVAVRLTRHRP, encoded by the coding sequence ATGGACAGCATCGAGATCCGCGGCCTGCGGGTGTTCGCTCACCACGGCGTCTTCCGCGAGGAGAAGCGGGACGGACAGACCTTCGTGATCGACGTGACGCTCACGGCGGACCTGGCCGCCGCCTCGACCAGCGATGACCTCGCCGACACGATCAACTACGGCGAGCTCTCCCATCGCGTCGCAGACGCCGTCCGCGACACCCAGTTCGACCTGATCGAGCGGCTCGCGGGGCACCTCCTCGACCTGGTCATGGCCGATGAGCGGGTCCAGACCGCCGAGGTCCGCATCGCAAAGCCTTCCGCGCCCGTCGGGGTCGATCTTGACGAGGTGGCCGTCCGGCTGACGCGCCACCGCCCATGA
- the folK gene encoding 2-amino-4-hydroxy-6-hydroxymethyldihydropteridine diphosphokinase, whose amino-acid sequence MRQPPAGREVAFLGLGGNMSDRIYYLNRAVRFLDADPEVEIDDISSVYQTEPVGPSEDPFYNVAVRVLTRLSPLRLLRACQQVEDRLGRVRTVRWGPRTIDVDVLLYGDRVITTSTLTVPHPELTGRAFAMVPLLEVATGWQLPDGRSLASVIADLAPIEGVQAIGRQVSLEDLPDGPPEGSQA is encoded by the coding sequence ATGCGCCAACCTCCGGCCGGGCGTGAGGTCGCATTCCTGGGCCTCGGCGGCAACATGAGCGACCGCATCTACTACCTGAACCGGGCCGTGCGCTTCCTGGACGCGGATCCCGAGGTGGAGATCGACGACATCTCGAGCGTCTACCAGACCGAGCCCGTCGGCCCCTCAGAGGATCCCTTCTACAACGTGGCGGTCCGTGTCCTGACCCGCCTGTCTCCCCTCCGGCTGTTGCGGGCCTGCCAGCAGGTCGAGGACCGGCTGGGTCGCGTCCGAACCGTCCGCTGGGGACCACGGACGATCGACGTGGATGTGCTGCTGTACGGGGACCGGGTGATCACCACCTCGACGCTGACCGTGCCGCATCCGGAGTTGACGGGCCGCGCGTTCGCCATGGTGCCGCTGCTGGAGGTGGCGACGGGCTGGCAACTCCCCGACGGCCGGTCCCTGGCCTCGGTGATCGCCGACCTGGCCCCGATCGAAGGGGTCCAGGCCATCGGGCGACAGGTGTCACTGGAGGACCTTCCGGACGGGCCACCCGAGGGCTCGCAGGCATGA
- a CDS encoding Rossmann-like and DUF2520 domain-containing protein produces MSRVAIIGPGRVGTAVALGLQHAGHTIVAVAGSSDPPLDSTRSGPNPHMRGSGPDRATISASLARFRRLLPDVPVTAATAAPADADLVVVATPDDALAQVAGQIALAEAVQPGQRWVHLAGAHGPEVLGPITAAGGRVAACHPAMTFPDPQTGFERLPGTSWAVTADPDDLDWARLLVVDLRGSPVTVAGSNRTLYHAGLAVGSNGTTAVVTMARDLLLGAGIDDPSAFLTPLVAASAEGGATSGVAALTGPIRRGDEATVAGHLQELRTSFPEAVQSYVALGRLILGHAARAGLADDRIAAVRTVLDRATHPR; encoded by the coding sequence ATGAGCCGCGTCGCGATCATCGGACCCGGCCGGGTGGGGACGGCCGTTGCGCTCGGCCTGCAGCACGCCGGCCACACCATCGTGGCCGTCGCTGGCTCCTCCGACCCGCCGCTGGATTCGACACGATCGGGGCCTAACCCGCACATGCGCGGCTCAGGCCCCGATCGTGCGACCATCTCAGCCTCACTCGCGCGGTTCCGCCGATTGCTGCCCGACGTCCCCGTCACGGCCGCAACGGCAGCCCCAGCCGACGCCGACCTCGTCGTCGTGGCGACACCCGATGACGCGCTCGCCCAGGTCGCCGGTCAGATCGCGCTGGCGGAGGCGGTCCAGCCCGGCCAGCGCTGGGTCCACCTGGCCGGCGCGCACGGCCCCGAGGTCCTGGGGCCGATCACTGCCGCAGGCGGCCGGGTTGCCGCCTGTCATCCCGCCATGACCTTCCCCGACCCCCAGACCGGCTTCGAACGCCTGCCGGGCACGTCCTGGGCCGTCACCGCCGATCCGGACGACCTGGACTGGGCACGACTGCTCGTCGTGGACCTCCGCGGCTCGCCGGTCACGGTGGCCGGGTCGAATCGGACCCTGTACCACGCGGGATTGGCGGTCGGCAGCAACGGGACGACGGCTGTGGTGACCATGGCGCGAGACCTGTTGCTGGGGGCTGGCATCGACGACCCGTCCGCGTTCCTGACTCCGCTGGTCGCGGCCTCGGCCGAGGGAGGAGCGACCTCCGGGGTCGCCGCCCTCACCGGCCCGATCCGCCGCGGCGACGAGGCAACCGTGGCCGGCCATCTCCAAGAGCTGCGGACTTCCTTCCCGGAGGCCGTCCAGTCCTACGTCGCCCTCGGTCGCCTGATCCTCGGCCACGCCGCTCGGGCGGGGCTGGCAGACGATCGGATCGCCGCCGTCAGGACCGTGCTCGACCGGGCCACCCACCCGAGGTGA
- a CDS encoding ArsR/SmtB family transcription factor, with amino-acid sequence MSPDTVLDALGEPGRRQLMVLLHERGESTVTALVDASGIRQPQVSKHLKVLSHAELVSVRPDGRRRYYRLRPNGLKAAHDWFGQFEDVWQDRFDALDALVSGPDPTPDVTGLDQSDPQPEPQSETPPDPDTTKDT; translated from the coding sequence ATGAGCCCCGACACGGTCCTGGACGCCCTCGGCGAGCCGGGCCGCCGCCAGCTGATGGTCCTGTTGCACGAGCGCGGTGAGTCAACCGTCACCGCGCTGGTGGACGCGTCGGGGATCCGGCAACCCCAGGTCTCCAAGCACCTGAAGGTCCTGTCACACGCCGAACTCGTCTCGGTCAGACCGGACGGTCGCCGCCGCTACTACCGACTTCGGCCCAACGGCCTGAAGGCAGCCCACGACTGGTTCGGCCAGTTCGAGGACGTCTGGCAGGACCGCTTCGATGCCCTCGACGCACTTGTCTCGGGCCCCGACCCCACACCCGATGTGACCGGTCTCGATCAGTCCGATCCACAGCCAGAACCCCAATCAGAAACCCCGCCCGACCCCGACACCACGAAGGACACCTGA
- a CDS encoding SRPBCC domain-containing protein: protein MTDTTTRPTLTSHPTVDSRVGTATIEIAEDGGSYTAVRLFGAPPDRIFRAFTDPDDLRQWFPAGAPEGSVLITCESDPTEGGTYFYVMEIPEYGRMAWHGNYTGVSRPDRIDAEEWFVMGEQEPDGPPSVQTLVFDPVDGGGTLMTMTVTLGEPEDPEVLIEQTAGGLGSSLDAMDALTS from the coding sequence ATGACCGACACCACCACCCGCCCGACCCTGACCTCACACCCGACCGTCGACTCCCGAGTGGGGACGGCCACCATCGAGATCGCCGAGGACGGCGGGTCCTACACCGCCGTCCGGCTCTTCGGCGCCCCGCCAGACCGGATCTTCCGGGCCTTCACCGATCCCGACGACCTGCGACAGTGGTTCCCCGCCGGAGCCCCCGAGGGCAGCGTGCTGATCACCTGCGAGTCCGACCCGACGGAGGGCGGCACCTACTTCTACGTGATGGAGATCCCCGAGTACGGCCGGATGGCATGGCACGGTAACTACACCGGCGTCAGCAGGCCCGACCGGATCGATGCCGAGGAGTGGTTCGTCATGGGTGAGCAGGAACCCGATGGCCCACCGTCGGTCCAGACCCTGGTCTTCGACCCCGTCGACGGGGGCGGCACGCTGATGACCATGACCGTCACGTTGGGCGAGCCCGAGGATCCCGAGGTCCTGATCGAGCAGACCGCCGGTGGTCTGGGCAGCTCCTTGGATGCCATGGACGCCCTGACCAGCTGA